From the Litorilinea aerophila genome, one window contains:
- the gcvT gene encoding glycine cleavage system aminomethyltransferase GcvT → MQRTRLYATHVAMGARMVDFAGWELPVQYPSGPTAEHHAVRNAAGLFDIDHMGQFELRGPDAEAFLQLVQVYDVAAMQPYDAHYSLLTYADGTIVDDIFLYRLPERWLVVVNAANRAKDLAWLQAHLNGFQVTLDDISDTTYMLALQGPKAEAILQRLTPADLASMPARTARETTLDGVPVLLGRTGYTGEDGFEIYAPDAQAEHLWQRILEAGADDGLLACGLAARDSLRFEACLPLYGHEIDAATNPLEARLGWVIDWGHDFIGREALLKVRLEEPQRLLIGFEMLDRAVPRQGYPIAVDGEVVGHVTTGMKSPTLDKFLGLGYVPRQHSKLGTELEILVRGTPRRARVVRRPFYKPRYKG, encoded by the coding sequence ATGCAACGAACCCGCCTCTACGCAACCCACGTGGCCATGGGCGCCCGCATGGTGGACTTCGCGGGCTGGGAACTGCCGGTTCAATACCCTTCCGGCCCCACAGCCGAACACCACGCAGTCCGCAACGCAGCCGGCCTCTTCGACATCGACCACATGGGCCAGTTCGAGCTGCGGGGACCCGACGCCGAAGCCTTCCTCCAGCTGGTCCAGGTCTACGATGTAGCCGCCATGCAGCCCTACGACGCCCATTACAGCCTGCTCACCTATGCCGACGGCACCATCGTGGACGACATCTTCCTCTACCGCCTCCCGGAACGCTGGCTGGTGGTGGTCAACGCGGCCAACCGGGCCAAAGACCTGGCCTGGCTCCAGGCCCACCTGAACGGCTTCCAGGTCACCCTGGACGACATTTCGGACACCACCTACATGCTGGCCCTGCAGGGGCCCAAAGCCGAAGCCATCCTTCAACGGTTGACCCCCGCGGACCTGGCCTCCATGCCCGCACGCACGGCCCGGGAAACCACCCTGGACGGCGTCCCGGTGCTCTTGGGGCGCACCGGCTACACGGGCGAAGACGGCTTCGAGATCTACGCACCCGACGCCCAGGCAGAACACCTCTGGCAGCGCATCCTGGAAGCCGGTGCCGACGATGGCCTCCTGGCCTGCGGCCTGGCCGCCCGGGACAGCCTCCGCTTCGAGGCCTGCCTCCCCCTCTACGGCCATGAAATCGACGCCGCCACCAATCCCCTGGAAGCCCGGCTGGGCTGGGTCATCGACTGGGGCCACGACTTCATCGGCCGGGAGGCCCTGCTGAAAGTCCGGCTGGAAGAGCCCCAGCGGCTGCTGATCGGCTTCGAAATGCTAGACCGGGCCGTCCCCCGCCAGGGATACCCCATCGCGGTGGATGGGGAGGTGGTGGGCCACGTGACCACCGGCATGAAAAGCCCAACCCTGGACAAATTCCTGGGGCTGGGGTACGTGCCCCGACAGCACAGCAAACTTGGCACCGAGCTGGAGATCCTGGTGCGGGGCACCCCTCGCCGGGCCCGGGTGGTCAGGCGCCCCTTCTACAAGCCCCGCTACAAGGGGTAA
- a CDS encoding ABC transporter substrate-binding protein: MRRCSHPFSRYLVLLALLAGLTAGCRALPLEIPLPDFLARQEAAQEEPIQLRWGGGATSPGERELIQAQLARFQATEERITVEARWTDNLAETLPGAQATGEAPDVFLATGNLLPQLVADQALVILPNDWIPAADLYPGLEGAWLQRGTTACLPRDLATLALVYNRERFDSAGLTYPDSSWGWQELYNAAAALTDANNGLYGLVLAADISRWLPFVYQAGGRLLSADGQTLALHSPEALTATEFFLSLFQEGLAVTPDQLDSTWNGEGFGRGRAAMTLEANWIVSYLAAEFPELRYGVAELPAGPAGRATLAFTTCYAVAASSPHRNEAVALADFLSQPGHLAEWAEHTLHLPGRRTLLPSWRAAHPDLDAFARGVDYGQLWQLPSPLQGLIPLANSDLQAAMDGDLTAQEFLDQLNARGQRALGTGP, translated from the coding sequence TTGAGGCGTTGTTCCCATCCGTTCAGTCGATATCTGGTCCTGCTGGCCCTTCTGGCCGGGCTCACGGCCGGCTGTCGCGCCCTGCCCCTGGAGATCCCCCTGCCCGACTTTCTGGCACGCCAGGAAGCAGCCCAGGAGGAGCCGATCCAGCTGCGTTGGGGAGGGGGGGCCACATCTCCAGGAGAGCGGGAACTGATTCAGGCACAGCTGGCCCGGTTCCAGGCCACAGAGGAGCGCATTACTGTGGAGGCCCGGTGGACAGACAACCTGGCCGAGACCCTGCCGGGTGCCCAGGCCACGGGCGAGGCGCCCGACGTTTTTCTGGCCACCGGCAACCTGCTCCCCCAACTGGTGGCCGACCAGGCCCTGGTGATCCTCCCCAACGACTGGATTCCAGCCGCCGACCTGTACCCGGGCCTGGAAGGGGCCTGGCTGCAGCGGGGCACGACGGCCTGCCTGCCCCGGGATCTTGCCACCCTGGCCCTGGTGTACAACCGGGAGCGCTTTGACAGCGCCGGGTTGACCTACCCGGACAGTAGCTGGGGCTGGCAGGAGCTCTACAACGCGGCCGCCGCCCTGACGGATGCCAACAACGGCCTGTACGGCCTGGTGCTGGCTGCCGATATCAGCCGCTGGCTGCCCTTCGTCTACCAGGCAGGAGGCCGTCTGCTCAGCGCCGACGGCCAGACCCTGGCCCTCCACAGCCCGGAGGCCCTGACGGCCACTGAGTTTTTCCTCTCCCTCTTCCAGGAGGGGCTGGCAGTGACTCCCGACCAACTGGACAGCACCTGGAACGGTGAAGGCTTTGGCCGGGGACGGGCCGCCATGACCCTTGAAGCGAACTGGATCGTCTCCTACCTGGCTGCGGAGTTCCCAGAGCTGCGCTATGGGGTGGCTGAACTGCCGGCGGGGCCGGCGGGACGGGCTACCCTGGCCTTCACCACCTGCTACGCCGTGGCCGCGTCCAGCCCCCACCGGAACGAGGCCGTGGCCCTGGCCGATTTCCTGAGCCAGCCCGGACATCTGGCCGAATGGGCAGAACACACCCTGCACCTACCCGGCCGGCGGACCCTCCTGCCCAGCTGGCGGGCCGCTCACCCCGACCTGGATGCCTTTGCCCGAGGAGTTGACTACGGGCAGCTCTGGCAATTGCCGTCCCCCCTCCAGGGGCTGATCCCCCTGGCCAACAGCGACCTGCAGGCCGCCATGGACGGCGACCTGACCGCGCAGGAGTTCCTGGACCAGCTGAACGCCCGGGGGCAGCGCGCCCTGGGCACAGGCCCCTGA
- a CDS encoding carbohydrate ABC transporter permease, with translation MEAVAPKPQVRRFDFRHVVDSERLLGILMLAPAVLFVFLLTGVPFFYAIYLSLNTTIAGRFDYSFVGLQNYIDILQSSLFRRSLANTFIFTIISQVLVLVLAKILALALANQFRGRNLLRFLILLPWAAPIALSTIGWKWMFDSQYSVVNWLLRALHIIGPYDFPQWLGEPHLAMAAVIFVHVWRMLPFATVILLAGMTSIPQDVMDAAAVDGANFWTRLVHILIPLMLPIMSVALLFGVVFTFTDMGVVYVLTRGGPPVNATHVLASWAFQIGIISNDLGQGAAISLFLFPVLLIASIFMLRLASRTDVGV, from the coding sequence TTGGAAGCGGTCGCACCCAAACCTCAAGTCCGACGGTTCGATTTCAGGCATGTGGTGGATAGTGAACGGCTGCTGGGCATCCTGATGCTGGCGCCGGCCGTCCTCTTCGTGTTTCTCTTAACCGGCGTCCCTTTCTTTTACGCCATCTACCTCAGCCTCAACACCACCATCGCCGGCCGTTTTGACTACAGCTTCGTGGGCCTGCAAAACTACATCGACATCCTGCAGAGTTCCCTGTTTCGCCGCTCGCTGGCCAATACGTTCATCTTCACCATCATCTCCCAGGTGTTGGTGTTGGTGCTGGCCAAGATCCTGGCCCTGGCCCTGGCCAATCAGTTCCGCGGGCGGAATCTGTTGCGTTTTTTGATCCTGTTGCCCTGGGCCGCGCCCATCGCGCTCAGCACCATCGGCTGGAAGTGGATGTTTGACTCCCAGTACAGCGTGGTCAACTGGCTGCTGCGGGCCCTCCACATCATCGGGCCTTACGACTTTCCCCAGTGGCTGGGCGAACCGCATTTGGCCATGGCCGCGGTGATCTTCGTCCACGTCTGGCGGATGCTGCCCTTTGCCACCGTGATCCTGCTGGCGGGGATGACCTCCATTCCCCAGGATGTGATGGACGCGGCGGCGGTGGACGGTGCCAATTTCTGGACCCGGCTGGTCCACATCCTGATCCCCCTCATGCTGCCCATCATGAGTGTGGCCCTGCTCTTCGGCGTGGTCTTCACCTTCACGGATATGGGCGTGGTCTACGTGCTCACCCGGGGCGGGCCGCCGGTCAACGCCACCCATGTGCTGGCTTCCTGGGCCTTCCAGATCGGTATCATCTCCAACGATCTGGGCCAGGGCGCTGCCATTTCCCTGTTCCTGTTCCCGGTGCTTTTGATCGCCAGCATCTTCATGTTGCGGCTGGCCAGTCGGACTGACGTGGGAGTGTGA
- a CDS encoding SdrD B-like domain-containing protein, producing the protein MQSRNHYLQQLTQRTREARRRSARFRWLAWVGLALLLLAVGQPGHVQAAEAGGLVLSGVVWSDLNQNGRLDVGEPVAADTPVFLEAWPQQSEDWRPIMVEVTDQAGQFVFRNLEPGTYRIWSERNGEANAQVIILDEVTIASEFLLDVSTALYLPVVVR; encoded by the coding sequence ATGCAGAGCCGAAATCATTATCTCCAGCAGTTAACCCAGAGGACGAGAGAAGCCCGCAGGCGGAGCGCCCGTTTTCGCTGGCTGGCCTGGGTCGGTCTGGCACTTTTGTTGCTGGCTGTGGGGCAGCCCGGCCACGTTCAGGCCGCTGAAGCAGGGGGGCTGGTTTTGTCGGGCGTGGTCTGGTCCGATCTGAACCAGAATGGCAGGCTGGATGTGGGCGAACCTGTGGCCGCGGATACGCCGGTGTTTTTGGAGGCCTGGCCTCAGCAGTCGGAAGATTGGCGGCCCATCATGGTGGAGGTGACTGACCAGGCCGGCCAGTTTGTCTTTCGCAACCTGGAACCCGGCACCTATCGCATCTGGTCAGAACGGAACGGGGAGGCCAATGCCCAGGTGATCATCCTGGATGAGGTGACCATCGCTTCGGAATTCCTGCTGGATGTGAGCACTGCGCTCTATCTGCCGGTGGTGGTGCGGTAG
- a CDS encoding matrixin family metalloprotease, whose translation MLFLPMVLTLTLATVLLDGRSAVAQDETGGEALALVDAAPLIVRGQVAATQSRWNQDHTALVTDNQIQVHYPVAGEAPSPLWVQTPGGTLPEEDVALLVAHAARLAVGQEVLLLLAPQGDGWTVVGGDEGVFTVVNGHAISGHGQSYTLEALLQAIVDRLHGQGRPVSLPADWQAREAQVPPSPVQAADFVYRELRWEGPSPKVHFRVNINTDQVNGDNGTAEDFLRAILAAADVWNQVETADFLLVYDGPTDSTAIGYNQANEILFMHQGTDGAAGMAQVWYSSSTGYIREADIWLNDDLRWDAVGSPAYNELDLESVVIHEMGHWLALGHDSEPDSVMYASITMGPASIRRTLHPNDRAGISFIYPCNSVPCGPTVPTPTPTPSSTPTPAPTVPTPTPTPTARVTLTPTLTVEPTTPTPTPTSGSPTQVLVNPDAHVKLQVNQPGPVSVDVDVPSGAVDRPTLLRYAPISLVDASALAGLQYANHAFSLEAEQEGEVVVGLRFFKPITVTLHYSDQAVAGLDETSLYLYYRLRPEDEWTDVATDPAAYDRNPDENWLSVTTDRAAQFALFSLTGASDGPGLQYVFLPLVER comes from the coding sequence TTGCTGTTTCTACCCATGGTGTTGACCCTCACCCTTGCCACCGTCCTGCTGGATGGCCGTAGCGCCGTGGCACAGGACGAGACGGGCGGCGAGGCGCTGGCATTGGTGGACGCTGCGCCCCTCATCGTGCGGGGCCAGGTGGCCGCTACCCAGAGCCGATGGAATCAGGATCACACCGCCCTGGTGACCGACAATCAGATCCAGGTGCACTACCCGGTGGCCGGCGAGGCTCCTTCACCCCTGTGGGTGCAGACCCCGGGCGGTACGCTGCCGGAGGAAGATGTGGCGCTGCTGGTGGCCCATGCGGCCCGCCTGGCGGTGGGGCAAGAGGTCCTGCTGCTCCTGGCCCCCCAGGGCGATGGGTGGACGGTGGTCGGCGGCGATGAGGGGGTGTTCACGGTGGTCAACGGCCACGCCATCTCCGGGCATGGCCAGTCGTATACCCTGGAGGCCCTGCTCCAGGCCATCGTAGACCGGTTACATGGGCAGGGGCGCCCTGTGAGCCTCCCCGCCGACTGGCAGGCGCGCGAGGCCCAGGTGCCGCCGTCGCCGGTGCAGGCGGCCGATTTCGTTTACCGGGAGCTTCGTTGGGAAGGCCCCAGCCCGAAGGTGCACTTCCGGGTCAACATCAACACTGACCAGGTGAACGGTGACAACGGCACGGCCGAGGATTTCCTGCGGGCCATCCTGGCTGCTGCGGACGTCTGGAATCAGGTCGAAACGGCTGACTTCCTGCTGGTGTACGACGGCCCCACCGACTCCACCGCCATCGGCTACAACCAGGCGAATGAGATCCTCTTCATGCATCAGGGGACGGATGGCGCCGCCGGGATGGCCCAGGTCTGGTACAGCTCCAGCACCGGGTACATTCGAGAGGCGGACATCTGGCTCAACGATGATCTGCGCTGGGATGCAGTGGGGTCGCCCGCCTACAACGAACTGGACCTGGAAAGCGTGGTTATCCACGAGATGGGCCATTGGCTGGCCCTGGGGCACGACAGCGAGCCCGATTCGGTGATGTATGCCTCCATCACCATGGGGCCGGCCAGCATTCGCCGTACCCTTCACCCAAACGATCGGGCCGGCATCAGCTTCATCTACCCCTGCAACAGCGTGCCCTGCGGGCCGACGGTGCCCACCCCCACCCCTACGCCGTCGTCCACGCCCACACCGGCGCCCACGGTGCCGACTCCCACCCCCACGCCCACGGCTCGCGTCACCCTGACGCCGACCTTGACCGTGGAGCCCACCACGCCCACACCGACGCCCACGTCGGGCTCACCCACCCAGGTGCTGGTCAACCCGGACGCCCATGTGAAATTGCAGGTGAACCAGCCTGGGCCTGTATCCGTGGATGTGGATGTGCCCAGCGGGGCGGTGGATCGGCCCACCCTGTTGCGTTATGCTCCCATTTCCCTGGTGGACGCCAGCGCCCTGGCCGGCCTCCAGTATGCCAACCACGCCTTCAGCCTGGAGGCGGAACAGGAGGGGGAAGTGGTGGTCGGGCTGCGCTTCTTCAAACCCATCACCGTGACCCTGCACTACAGCGACCAGGCCGTGGCCGGCCTGGATGAGACCTCCCTGTACCTGTATTACCGCCTGCGGCCCGAGGATGAGTGGACCGACGTGGCTACCGATCCCGCCGCCTATGATCGCAACCCGGACGAAAACTGGCTCTCGGTGACCACAGATCGGGCTGCCCAGTTTGCCCTGTTCAGCCTGACCGGGGCCTCCGACGGGCCCGGGCTCCAATACGTGTTCCTTCCCCTGGTCGAACGCTGA
- a CDS encoding ABC transporter substrate-binding protein: MDRQRRRISRRDFLRGVGAGLAVTGLAACAPVATPPAGEAGSAAESAPAAAAPTTLKIIQWSHFVPAYDEWFDGEFTKQWGAENNTEVIVDHIAFSELLARASAEVAAQSGHDLFGFISPPSAFEPEVIDHADVIEEAENRFGQMHPLARASTYNPKTNKWFGFSDNWVPDPIHWRTDLWEQAEPGSTPDTWEDILRVGRKLKEMGHPLGIGISPDIDSNMALRALMYSYGSSVQDEDANVVINSPETVEAVKMGVALFQEAMEPEVLAWDASSNNRFLLSGRGSLILNAISALRTAEKDDPELARNIGLWSAPAGPVRRIGLEHVMGVYAIWNFSENVEGAKKFLLDLTADYRTAFIKSEFYNFPSFPETVPDLADLVAEDPKADPPDKYAILATAQDWATNVGYPGVASPAIGEVFDTFIIPNMFALAARGEMTPEEAVAWAEGEIVPIFEKWRQQGFI; encoded by the coding sequence ATGGACCGCCAACGCAGACGCATTTCGAGACGGGACTTTCTGAGAGGAGTAGGAGCAGGGCTGGCCGTCACCGGGTTGGCTGCCTGTGCGCCGGTGGCTACGCCCCCGGCCGGGGAGGCGGGCAGCGCGGCCGAATCTGCGCCGGCTGCCGCGGCGCCCACCACGCTGAAGATCATCCAGTGGAGCCACTTCGTGCCGGCCTATGATGAGTGGTTCGACGGCGAATTCACCAAGCAGTGGGGCGCGGAGAACAACACCGAGGTGATCGTGGATCACATCGCCTTCTCGGAGCTGCTGGCGCGCGCTTCGGCCGAGGTGGCCGCCCAGAGCGGGCACGACCTCTTCGGTTTCATCAGCCCGCCCTCTGCCTTCGAGCCAGAAGTGATCGACCACGCCGATGTGATCGAGGAGGCGGAGAACCGCTTCGGCCAGATGCATCCCCTGGCCCGGGCCAGCACCTACAACCCCAAGACCAACAAATGGTTCGGCTTTTCAGACAACTGGGTACCGGATCCCATCCACTGGCGCACCGACCTGTGGGAGCAGGCCGAGCCCGGTTCCACGCCGGACACCTGGGAGGATATCCTGCGGGTGGGCCGCAAGTTGAAAGAGATGGGCCACCCCCTGGGCATCGGCATTTCGCCAGACATCGACTCCAACATGGCCCTGCGCGCCCTGATGTATTCCTACGGCTCGTCCGTCCAGGATGAGGACGCCAACGTGGTCATCAACTCGCCGGAGACGGTGGAGGCGGTGAAGATGGGCGTGGCCCTCTTCCAGGAGGCCATGGAACCCGAGGTCCTGGCGTGGGATGCCTCCTCCAACAACCGCTTCCTCCTCAGCGGCCGGGGCTCCCTCATCCTCAACGCCATCTCCGCCCTGCGCACGGCCGAAAAGGACGACCCGGAGCTGGCCCGCAACATCGGCCTCTGGTCGGCCCCTGCCGGTCCGGTGCGGCGCATCGGCCTGGAGCACGTGATGGGCGTCTACGCCATCTGGAACTTCAGCGAGAATGTGGAGGGCGCCAAGAAGTTCCTGTTGGACCTGACCGCCGACTATCGGACGGCCTTCATCAAGAGCGAGTTCTACAACTTCCCCTCCTTCCCGGAAACTGTGCCCGACCTGGCCGACCTGGTGGCCGAAGATCCCAAGGCCGATCCGCCGGACAAATACGCCATCCTGGCCACCGCCCAGGATTGGGCGACCAACGTGGGCTATCCGGGGGTGGCCAGCCCGGCCATCGGCGAGGTCTTCGACACCTTCATCATTCCCAACATGTTTGCCCTGGCCGCCCGGGGGGAAATGACGCCCGAAGAGGCGGTGGCGTGGGCAGAAGGGGAGATCGTTCCCATCTTCGAGAAGTGGCGCCAGCAGGGCTTCATCTGA
- the gcvH gene encoding glycine cleavage system protein GcvH has product MADYQLDSNAKYARTHEWVRIEDGLAVVGISDAAQDMLSDVVYVELPQEGDEVEAGQEVAVVESVKAAEDVIAPVSGKVVAVNRALEDKPELVNEQPYQAWFFKLEPTAALEEELAQLMSPEEYDRFVDEESH; this is encoded by the coding sequence ATGGCGGACTACCAACTGGACAGCAACGCCAAGTACGCTCGGACCCACGAATGGGTTCGCATCGAAGATGGGCTCGCGGTGGTGGGCATCAGCGACGCAGCCCAGGACATGCTCAGCGACGTGGTCTATGTGGAGCTGCCCCAGGAAGGGGACGAGGTGGAAGCGGGCCAGGAGGTGGCCGTGGTGGAATCGGTCAAGGCCGCCGAGGATGTGATCGCGCCGGTCAGCGGCAAGGTGGTTGCGGTCAACCGCGCCCTGGAGGATAAACCGGAGCTGGTCAACGAGCAGCCCTACCAGGCCTGGTTCTTCAAGCTGGAGCCCACAGCCGCGTTGGAAGAGGAGCTGGCACAGCTCATGTCGCCCGAGGAATACGACCGCTTCGTCGACGAAGAGTCCCATTGA
- a CDS encoding FAD-dependent oxidoreductase → MSTRLGTPERPLYVAIIGAGPSGFYAAGALFKEDIVVHVDMFERLPAPHGLVRYGVAPDHQNIKAVSKVYDRTAKEPGFRFFGNVEFGRDITHDELRRHYDAIIYAVGAQTDRRLNIPGEDLPNSMSATEFVAWYNGHPYFADLAPDLSVESAVVVGAGNVAMDVARILAKSADELRHTDIADHALAALAESQIKEIHILARRGPAQVKFTNAEIREFGHLENADPIVFERELKLDPASSASIKDDTAAQKNIDYLRAYAEIGATGKPRRVYFRFLLSPVEIIGEDGRIVAVRAEKNQLRPTLTGYINAYGTGEYEEIPAGLVLRAVGYKGIPLPGVPYDPRTGVIPNDVGRVMNPETDKLVPGEYVVGWAKRGPTGVIGTNKPDAVETVNSLLEDLQAGKLPPAPEPDPDRVVALLEERGVPYVSIDDWWKLNELEIQAGKEQGRPRVKFVHIDEMLEILGKRVARTAQDTP, encoded by the coding sequence GTGTCTACCCGACTTGGTACCCCCGAACGTCCCCTGTACGTGGCCATCATCGGTGCGGGGCCTTCGGGCTTCTATGCAGCCGGGGCCTTGTTCAAAGAGGATATTGTCGTCCACGTGGACATGTTCGAGCGGCTGCCCGCGCCCCACGGCCTGGTCCGCTATGGCGTGGCGCCGGATCACCAGAACATCAAGGCCGTGTCCAAGGTATATGACCGCACGGCCAAGGAGCCGGGCTTCCGCTTCTTCGGCAATGTGGAGTTCGGCCGGGACATCACCCACGACGAGCTGCGCCGCCACTACGACGCCATCATCTACGCCGTGGGTGCCCAGACCGACCGACGGCTGAACATTCCCGGCGAAGATCTGCCCAACAGCATGTCGGCCACCGAGTTTGTGGCCTGGTACAACGGCCACCCCTACTTTGCCGACCTGGCCCCGGACCTGAGCGTGGAGAGTGCCGTGGTGGTGGGTGCCGGCAACGTGGCCATGGACGTGGCCCGCATCCTGGCCAAGTCCGCCGACGAGCTGCGCCACACGGACATCGCCGACCATGCCCTGGCTGCCCTGGCCGAGAGCCAGATCAAGGAGATCCACATCCTGGCCCGCCGTGGTCCGGCCCAGGTGAAGTTCACCAATGCCGAGATCCGGGAATTTGGCCACCTGGAAAACGCGGATCCCATCGTCTTTGAGCGGGAGCTGAAGCTAGACCCGGCCAGCAGCGCCTCCATCAAGGATGACACCGCAGCCCAGAAGAACATCGACTACCTGCGCGCCTATGCCGAGATCGGCGCCACGGGCAAACCCCGGCGGGTCTACTTTCGCTTCCTCCTTTCGCCGGTGGAAATCATCGGCGAGGATGGGCGGATCGTGGCTGTGCGGGCAGAAAAGAACCAGCTTCGCCCCACCCTGACCGGCTACATCAATGCCTATGGCACAGGCGAGTATGAGGAGATTCCGGCCGGTCTGGTGCTGCGCGCCGTGGGGTACAAGGGCATTCCCCTGCCCGGCGTCCCCTACGACCCTCGCACAGGTGTGATCCCCAACGATGTGGGGCGGGTCATGAACCCGGAGACCGACAAGTTGGTGCCTGGGGAGTATGTGGTGGGCTGGGCCAAGCGGGGTCCTACGGGCGTCATCGGCACCAACAAGCCCGACGCGGTGGAGACGGTGAACAGCCTGCTGGAGGATCTGCAGGCCGGCAAGCTGCCCCCTGCACCGGAGCCAGACCCTGATCGGGTTGTGGCGCTCCTGGAGGAGCGGGGGGTGCCCTACGTGTCCATCGACGACTGGTGGAAACTGAACGAACTGGAGATCCAGGCCGGCAAGGAACAGGGGCGGCCCCGGGTCAAGTTCGTTCACATCGACGAGATGCTGGAGATCCTGGGCAAGCGGGTCGCCCGGACCGCCCAGGACACGCCCTGA
- a CDS encoding carbohydrate ABC transporter permease, protein MSLNRKLATRLLVYGIAIGFALLSAFPFFWMVITAFKANRDLYNPTNNPFLFNEPPTLDHIRLLFFNTPYVRWLGNTSLVGIIVVLITVVLAVPAGYSLARLIGRWGERLAIMIFLAYLIPPTLLFIPLSRVISLLGLQDSLWSLVLVYPSFTVPFCTWLMMGFFKSIPLELEDAALVDGCSRLGALVRIIFPISISGILTTVIFAFTLSTQEFVYALTFISSSAHKTISVGVPTDLIRGDVFYWGSLMAAALLPSVFIALIYNAFLDRFIAGITGGALK, encoded by the coding sequence ATGAGCCTCAACCGCAAGCTTGCCACCCGCCTGCTGGTCTATGGCATTGCCATCGGCTTTGCGCTGCTGTCGGCCTTCCCCTTCTTCTGGATGGTCATCACCGCGTTCAAGGCCAACCGGGATCTCTATAACCCAACCAACAACCCATTCCTGTTCAACGAGCCACCGACCCTGGATCACATCCGGCTGCTCTTTTTCAACACGCCTTACGTGCGCTGGTTGGGGAACACCAGCCTGGTGGGGATCATTGTGGTGCTCATCACCGTAGTGCTGGCCGTGCCTGCGGGCTACAGCCTGGCCCGCCTCATCGGCCGCTGGGGGGAACGCCTGGCCATCATGATCTTCCTGGCCTACCTGATTCCGCCCACCCTGCTCTTCATTCCCCTCTCCCGGGTCATCAGCCTGCTGGGGCTGCAGGATTCCCTCTGGTCGCTGGTTTTGGTCTATCCCTCCTTTACCGTGCCCTTCTGCACCTGGTTGATGATGGGTTTCTTCAAATCCATTCCCCTGGAGTTGGAGGATGCCGCGCTGGTGGACGGTTGCAGCCGCCTGGGGGCGCTGGTCCGCATCATCTTTCCCATTTCCATCTCGGGTATCCTCACCACGGTGATCTTCGCCTTCACCCTCTCCACCCAGGAGTTCGTCTACGCCCTGACCTTCATCTCATCCTCGGCCCACAAGACCATCAGCGTTGGGGTGCCCACGGACCTGATCCGGGGCGATGTCTTCTACTGGGGCTCGCTGATGGCCGCGGCCCTGTTGCCCAGCGTCTTCATCGCCCTGATCTACAACGCTTTTCTAGACCGTTTCATCGCCGGCATCACCGGCGGCGCGCTGAAGTAG